The Haloferax sp. Atlit-12N region TTGACGGGTACGAAGCGTTCGGAAAGGAAATTCTTGACCAGCGCCCTGATGTTGACGAGTTCGTTATGATCGCTGGGACTGGTGGGTGTGCGATGGGGACGGCCCGAGCCCTCAGCACCGCCGACAGAGAGGTGCGGATTTCAGTCGTTGAGCCTGCGGAGTCTCCGGTCCTTACGGAAGGAACGACTGGTGAACATAGTGTCCAGGGAACGGCGATTGTCGGTTCACCACCATTGATGAGTGACGGTGCCTACGACCATGTGTACACAATACCGAATGCAGAGGGCATTGAGTGTGTCCGTGAGATCGCCCGCGAAGAGGGAATGCTCGTCGGAACAAGTACTGGGATGAACGTTGCCGCCGCACAGCAGATTGCCGCCAGCCGCGACCCGGATACAACTGTCGTGACGGTTGCTTGCGATACTGGACTCAAGTACCTCTCTGATGGGCTGTATGAGGGGGTCAAGGAGTCGGCGTTTTGTCTCGCTTGAGCCGATCAGCTTCCAGAGCCGGGTATCATACTGGGCCGTACTAACACAACGTTCACCATACCAATTTCTCTGTCCGGTCGAATTGCATGGCTAAGTTTACAGAGTAAATCAACTACAGTAGATCGTACAGCTATAGTAATCTCCAGAAGTTTTTGCTCATCTCCCTTGACGCAAGGGTGAAAAGCGATGGATAGCAGCAGGTTACGTCGTCAGAGGGTGCAAAGACTTCCAGATTCTACTATAGGTGTGGTACCGAGAAACCACGCAATGATTACCGTAGCTGCGAGTCGTGATTTCCACTCCATCATAAATCCGTCATTCCCTAATAATCACATCTCATTTGAGCGTGTCTATCAGTGACAACTATGTTCCACCTACTGGAAGAA contains the following coding sequences:
- a CDS encoding PLP-dependent cysteine synthase family protein; its protein translation is VLGHPFHVVTADCVADEKIASMRALGAQVELLETPNGTAYDGLFEDLREEALRVRDQTGAYFTNQFENHDQLDGYEAFGKEILDQRPDVDEFVMIAGTGGCAMGTARALSTADREVRISVVEPAESPVLTEGTTGEHSVQGTAIVGSPPLMSDGAYDHVYTIPNAEGIECVREIAREEGMLVGTSTGMNVAAAQQIAASRDPDTTVVTVACDTGLKYLSDGLYEGVKESAFCLA